Genomic DNA from Chitinophaga lutea:
TGAGTGGAAAAAATTGACCCCTAAAGATAAGACCCCCTACCTTATTAAACCCTCCGAAGACGGTATGTTCTGGGTGGCCGGCCTGTACGACAACTGGGTGAACCGGGAGACCGGCGAGGTGAAGCGCTCCTTCACAATGCTGACCATGGCGCCCAACGAATTCATGGCCGAAGTTCACAACCGCATGCCGGTGTTTCTGGACCCGCAGGCCGAGGATGTTGCCGCCTGGCTGGCCGGAGCCCCGCCTGAAGAGATCCTGAAACCCTTCCCATCCGATCGAATGACGAAGTACGAGGTCGGCCCAGCTGTAGGAAATTCCCGCAATAATTACAAAGAGCTGACCAACCCTGTATAGCCACTTTCTTGCTAATTGCTAAAAATATTAGTAATTTACGGTGGTGCTAACGGAGATAAAATTCAAAGCGACCTTCGGCCATGAGGTCTGCGATGTTGATATCAGTGAACCGCTTGGGGCCGGCGGCGGGTTCCACATTATGGTCAATAATCGGTATTGGGGCCAAGTGGTACGGTTTAATGGGCAGGGATATTCAGTTTGCTGGTCGACGCCCGACTGGTGGCTGTCAAAGATTGACAAGAGCATCATTCTGGAACTCATTACAATGAACAAAGAAAATGTAAAGCATTATCGCGGCGGCTTCCCTTCGTTCGAAGTTGGATCCATATACC
This window encodes:
- a CDS encoding SOS response-associated peptidase, which produces MCGRYILESERPVHITLKEKDFLPETFQGDLFNSYNIAPTQTVPVMRELKNLEFMHWWLIPGYEKEFKAGKFTLFNKKSEELEKPYWKKLVASQRVVIPMGGFYEWKKLTPKDKTPYLIKPSEDGMFWVAGLYDNWVNRETGEVKRSFTMLTMAPNEFMAEVHNRMPVFLDPQAEDVAAWLAGAPPEEILKPFPSDRMTKYEVGPAVGNSRNNYKELTNPV